A segment of the Toxotes jaculatrix isolate fToxJac2 chromosome 2, fToxJac2.pri, whole genome shotgun sequence genome:
AACAAAACCTAAACCAAATAAGCTCAATTAAAAcatccaacaaaacaaaacaagaaatgcaaacaaaaatcaAGAGGGAGAAATTAATCAGTCGGGGTTTTCTTGAACTGACTTCAGAAAAATGAGGTGAGGAAATTAACAATAGGCAAGGAAAAGGGATGGAAGAAaggaggtgggtgggtgggtggtggtgagATGAAGGAGTGAATGTGAGTGAATGTTACTTCTCCTCCTGATTTGCAGAGTTTTTATCTGGCAGTTGCATCGGAGCGGGGAAAGCGTGGGCTACGGCTGTAGTGGCGTCCTGGCTGGACACTGCTGACAGACAGGCCAAAATATGgctttcttctgctgctgattaaagaagTGCAACAAAAGGGTGGAGGGATGTAGAGGACAGACGCCCTCAccagtcacacacacccacccaccacaCGCCACATCAGATCACTCATGATGTAGTTACTTTTCGAAAGATGTAACAAACCCGTAACAGCATCAAAGAAACCGTTTACAGTAAAAGTCATCTTGATGTGTATCCAAAAGGACACAAAGaagttaaaaacacagacatttttattgCTTTCTGCTCATAAAACAATggttaaatattcagttttaaGAAAATCTGAAACATCAGAGCATTTCaaaagtaaacagtaaacactttttttcatctttgagaACAACTctaaagatttttttgtctCAACTGTATCACATTCAACATTTTTGACACCTGTTAAAATGGGAGTAGTGACTCAACACGTGAAGATCCCAAAATGCCcataaataattataaaaacagcacattatAAACTTTGTGTTCCCAAAAACCAAAAGAATATTCccagaaaaagtgaaatgagTAAACCTCAGAGTGCTCCGTATATAACATATAATAaccaaccagagagagagaagctcaCACAATACTGCGGCTGATGTTGGGTTTGAGAGACACTGTCCCCTGCTGGTCAAACCAACAGCTATTAACCTGCTGATACAGCAGCAATGGCAAACGGTGACACGGGATCACCAACACATTGAGTATGATGAGATACATCTGATTGACATAACAGAATTTAGTTtatcaaaatataaaaactgacacCAGAAAGGATTGCAGGGATTGATAGTCACATTTGTTATCTGAAAATATTCTGAAACTATTCTAAGCTTTCACCTGATGTCAAATTCAGAagaatgagatgaaaaaaataacacttcacaggaaataaaaagcatACAGAAAATTAAGAAATTACTTTTGGTTAAGTTAAAAAGTGTGCTTTTTTTAACTTGTAAAATATTGCACTTCCCCACACGTTCTTAATTACTCACAGTTTGATTGGACTAAGGCAGAAGTTTCTCCTCGTGAGTGTCACATGGCATTCAAAGGTCTTGCATAAGACAAAGTAAAGCTTTCTttttagtgtgtttttgtaaatcGTAGACTCGTCCTCTGACTCAGTAAGCTCACGTTTatcttcaaaaaataaaaaccctcttTGATAATAAATCATCACAGAAGATGCTCTTAATCGTATTAGTAAGCTGGGTTTGTAAAAGAGCTCAGACACTGAGAGCACTACCTCATTCTCACATTCCCTGTGTAACCTGTGGATCCACAGATAGACAAGGTACTCTGTGTCCTATTTGTGCCCAATAACAACTTCCTCTCATTTACTAACATAACACTGGCGCAGATTGGGTCACCAAACACATGGAAGTAAGATTCCCAATCTTAAAATAGTGGTACAACCTAAGAGAGGAAAGCGTGGGGAAGCCACGAAGAACGAAAGAGCACTCAATCGACCTgaagcaggaagaggaaattaTGTCACAACGACAatgtaatatttcaaaataactcTGCTGACTTTCACATGTGTCAAAAGAGCAACGGCCGTCCAATGAATCCTCCTTTCGTAAGGCATCAGGTTTGTGGAGGGGATTGCTCTGTTATTCTCCACTACAGCAGGACTGCCAATATGGCTGTAATCCTTTTCCCCTTGTTCCAGTCATAGCCAAGACTGAGCTAACAGCTTGCACCAGTTCTTGTCCTCGCAGTCAGATAACTGCACACATTTGGACCCTGATAAATTGGTCATTAAACACAGCTTTAAGGAGAGCTCCTTCTGGACAGACGCAGACAGAACTGTCGCCTTTTCCCGTCCTGACCTATGTACCAACTGGCAAAAggactgaactgaaaatgagtTTAATCCAATAGGTGAGCATTTGAAGTGGCTCAGTTTCTTAAGGTTAGCAAAGGCAGTGGTGAGGAGGAGAAGTCACTGGATTTTAGAGAGTCCACTGGCCAGGAGGAGTCTGAAGGGGACAGTGGAGCGTGACACAGTTAAAGGCAGTCTGTGAAGacctgtggagaaagagagaggaaaaaaagggccCATAACATCACACACAATCTCAAGGTGGAGCACAAAACTTGCAACGCTAAGAAAAACTATGATTTAGGTGAAATCAAAGTCTATTAATCACAGAACAAAAGTAAGTTGGGAGGCAATGGGAAAGTGCAAGAGAGCTGCCATGGTGCAGAGATGCTATCTGTACTGTGAGGAAGGGGATtgcgtgtatgcgtgtgtgtgtgtgtgtgtgtgtgtttggcgtGTCCATGCTCTGAGCGCTTGTTTGTGTTGGGTGGAGGGTTAGAGGGTGTGTGTGCTGCGAGGGGTCTGGGGCGGTGTGCCTGAAAGGTCCCCAAGGGGACCTGACTCTCCTCTTGTCCCTTTACACTTTCCTGAAAGAATTGTATTCTTTCTATCTGAGGAAGAGAGACCAGCCCACTGGGAAATGGGGCCAAATGTGGGAAAACTTATGACACAGCTATCCAAGTGCAACAAATTTCAGCACAGCCCAATCccgacagacagaaaaaaaaaacatggatatAAAGTACTTTCATCTTGCTTtataaattcaaaatgaaagcaGACTGACCAAAGGCACGGATGAGCTCTCTCTGAACTGCCCAGGTGACCGTCTTGATCAGGGAGGCAGAGGTCAGACCAGCAAACAACATGTTGTACAAGAAGACAGTGTAGAAGTTCCCGAGCCAGTTATACCGACCAAAGTCTCCCAGCAGATCAAAGCGGGTGATTCCTAACACAATGGAGGCCAAAGAAAATGTTACCCATATGAACCAATTGCTCAAGCCAAGCctcacctgcagctgctgcattcATGGCTTACAAATGCCCTCTTGTGGGCATTTCTAAAACTACAAGTAAAATGTTGATTTACTCTCAATGTCACATACTAGATGTTGTGTCCCAGTTCCATACAACATAGTAAATGTATACAATGTGAGCTATATACCAGCTGTCAAAATTCCCTCTTACACTTGCAGTGCAGTTCCTATACAAGAAATCTACGTAACATTAAAAAGAAGGAAGCGcacaatgtttttcatgttttccatgATCTCCTCTAAACTGTCTCACCAACATCAACAATTTGGTCAAATGTTTTGCAGCTGTATGTAGCTTACTACTTTTGTTTGCAcattgcatcatgggaaaataatctacatcaataacacacttaaaacaaatcaaacatttttttggtatGTAAGCTAATGTTTTCTAAGTATACTTATTGCTGTTACTTTTCCACAATGAGCACACTACATACTCAAACTTAGCATTAGAGAGTAGAATGGAAGCGGGATAAATACtgcatttatcatttatatGACAATATGCTACATCCTTACCAAGTGTGCGTGAAAAGACTGGCAGAGCAGAACTCAGGATGAGCAGTGAAACACAGTTTGCAATGATCTAAAAAGGAAGAGATATTTAGAGGTTACAATAAGGTGTGAACACGGAACATCACCAGTTTCTCCTTATATCTCACTGTGAGATTAGATACATGTTAAGGTTGGCTGTCAAGTACCTGTGTGAGGTTAGTGTCCTGTGCACGAGGCAGGAGGCTAGTGAAGAGAGGAGAACTATAGAATCCCACCACTGAGGATACCATTAGATAGCTGACAATCATTTTAAGGACACTGCTGGACAGAAGAGTAGTACACTCATATAGACAGTAAATAACATCAAGAGAGTACATCAGTGATTTTTAATGTATGAATGTAACAGCATGAgtcaacaccacacacactggtaAAACATGAAGGACACTCTGTTGGTGGCTGAGTCACAGCCAAATGGACATGACTAGTTAActtctgtgtgcacacactcataGGTGAATGGGGGATGAAAGGATACAGGATAAGGACTACTTGAACTGCAGCGCCCAGTGAGCCGAACATAGAGAAGGAGGCCATTCCCAGGTGAGGGTcctaaaatgcacaaaaaaataacGATCATCAGTGTGCACAGAGGACTAGCTCTTGCACATCAAACAAGAAATCAAACAATTTCGTTCTGGCAGAATCCTCACCTCCATTCCTCTGGGCATAGCTGTCTCATCCAGGAGAAGCTCCAGCACATTGACACAGACCATCAGCACACACATCACCTGAAGAGACGGAAGCAGGTTAAAAATGATCATCTGTGTCAATAAATGAAAGTTAAAGCAGAACGCAGTGATTTTATTGATAAATAAGTGTGTACCGTCAGTGCGAGGAGCCCAAGCATGGCCAGTGGATAGCCCAAGTTTCGCTGCCATGGGGACGCTTTCCTACGCatctctgtggggaaaaaatggacAAAAGCGGCAGCAAATGAGTGTGCAGCGTAAAATGACTGTGCCATGTAATCACTGTGGGATAAACCCCACAGAGAGCAGTCTATTCAATCAGTCTTACCCAGGGCGATGCGCTTGTTCCGGACTGTTTGGTACTCTTTTTTCATCGCTTCCATGTTCAGCTTGACCCAGCATGACGTACTGCCACCTTCAGTCAGACAGCAACacatgacagagacaaaaagtcAATCAGCCAGCTTTAAACTGAATCATCAGAAAATGGCAGAGCAGTGCGATCACGGTGACGCTCTTACAGTTCAGTTTCCTGGAGAGCGAGTCTTCCTCAAACGAGGTGCAGCTCAGTGTATCTTCTACATCTTCCAACAGCTGAAGAGGACGGAACAAACAAACCAGTTAGGAAATTATAGTGCAGAGCCACAAAACCACTTTTAATGTAAAGGCTATTTTATGTGAAGTGGGCATTTTAGCCACTCTGACAGCATTGCTCTATGGATGACAATactggtctctctctctggtctaccactttggtccagactgaaatacctCAACAACTATTACATAGACTAAGATGAAAGATGTCTATTCCCTTTATGCTTTGTACTGGGAGAAAACAGTGTGTATTAACAGCACACAGCAACTGTCTGGATTTAGTATGCATAGTATGCATAGTTTAATTCATTTGGTTGCTTTTCTAGAAGTGAACACACTTCGTATTAAAAACATATGTAGTATGAGTTTTGAAAAAGGCTCAAGATGTGTTCACATTTAGTACAGCCTCACCCAGCTGCTCGATTGGCTGTAAacttttagtcttttttttttttttaattctaaacATTAGGCCAGTAACTCACCCTTGGTTTGACCAGGAGGCTGCCAGTTACACTGAACATTCGGGACAACCCAAAAGGAGTGCACactgagaagagaaacacacagatggtGATACAAAAGTGTCATATGCTACAGCTTTTAGCTACTCAAGTAACTGTGACTGACATATACTTACACAAAAGCAGCAATACTCCAAACAGAGAGATGCCTGAGTACAGGTAGGGAAGGTAATACTCCCACAGGTCTAAAattcagaggaggagagtgtaAGCAACTATattaaaaacaggaaaccaagTTATCACAGATGGATCTTCAGGTATGGTGCTGGTGACTCACCATAAAGGCTCTTCCTGGCTATGTTGTCATGGAGGAGGGCTGATGCCACCCACACAATGCCCAGCACAAGCAGagccagcagcaacagcagcacaactGCTTCATACACCCGTGCCATCACcccctaacacacacaaaacagacactCTGTTATCATCAGGTTCAAATACAGATGCTGTCAATCTACAGTTGAGGCTGTCTTAAATGGTTTCCGCGTCTAGAGCCACCATTTGTAAAGGAATGTCAAAACTTGTACCTTTTTGGACCCTGCAAACCCCTCAGACTCTGTGAAGAAGTAGGCAAAGGGCATGAGGAACACCAGGGACAAATTGGAGAAAAGGAAAACTAGGTTCCACAAGCCTgacaagagaggaagagagatttTCCTAATATTAGTTTTCAGCGTAAACATTCATTAAGGTTAAAACTGCAGTGAAGCATTTCAGCAGTACCACTGAAAACCACCATGAGGCATAGTCCTACAAACACTGGAGCATGACAGCTGATTGTGCAAATAAACAACTAT
Coding sequences within it:
- the lmbr1l gene encoding limb region 1 homolog-like protein, which produces METDDVSVREQLFHNRVRETIICVLLFTCLYIVSYLILTHFKKTAEFVTDDIEDATVNKIALWLCTFTLSVAVCAVLLLPISILSNEVLLTFPQSYYMQWLNGSLIHGLWNLVFLFSNLSLVFLMPFAYFFTESEGFAGSKKGVMARVYEAVVLLLLLALLVLGIVWVASALLHDNIARKSLYDLWEYYLPYLYSGISLFGVLLLLLCTPFGLSRMFSVTGSLLVKPRLLEDVEDTLSCTSFEEDSLSRKLNCGSTSCWVKLNMEAMKKEYQTVRNKRIALEMRRKASPWQRNLGYPLAMLGLLALTVMCVLMVCVNVLELLLDETAMPRGMEDPHLGMASFSMFGSLGAAVQVVLILYLMVSSVVGFYSSPLFTSLLPRAQDTNLTQIIANCVSLLILSSALPVFSRTLGITRFDLLGDFGRYNWLGNFYTVFLYNMLFAGLTSASLIKTVTWAVQRELIRAFGLHRLPLTVSRSTVPFRLLLASGLSKIQ